The Mesorhizobium sp. AR02 genomic interval CGACCGGCAAGGAAAAGTGGCGCTACGATCCCAAGATCAAGCTCGACAAGGACCGCCAGCACCAGACCTGCCGCGGCGTGTCCTACTATGCCGATGCCGGGGGCGCCGCCGGCCAACCCTGCGCGACCCGCGTCTACCTGCCGACCTCGGATGCGCGGCTGATCGCGCTCGACGCGGCCAATGGACAGGTCTGTCCCGCCTTCGCCGAGGCCGGCACGCTCAACCTCTTGACCGGCATGCCATACCCGAAGTCGGGCTATTATTACTCGACCTCGGCGCCGCTCATCGCGGGCGGCAAGATCATCGTCGGCGGCGCGGTCAACGACAATTATTCGACGCAGGAACCCTCCGGCGTCATCCGCGCCTATGATGCGAGCAACGGCAAGCTGATCTGGAACTGGGATTCCGGCAATCCGGACCAGACGACGCCGCTGCCGGCCGGCCAGACCTACACCGCCAACTCGCCCAACATGTGGTCGACGCCGAGCGCCGACGAAAGGCTTGGCCTGCTCTACGTGCCGCTCGGCAACCAGACGCCGGACCAGCTCGGCGCCGGGCGCAGCGCCAATGTCGAGAAATTCTCCTCCTCGATCACCGCGCTCGACCTCAACACCGGGCAGTTCAAATGGGTACGCCAGACCGTGCATCACGATTTGTGGGACATGGACGTGCCGGCGCAGCCGAGCCTGATCGACATCACCAAGGCCGACGGCTCGGTCGTGCCGGCGCTGGTCGGGCCGACCAAGCAGGGCGACCTCTATGTGCTCGACCGGCGCACCGGCGAGCCGGTGATCGCGGTCAAGGACGTGCCGGCGCCCGGCGGTGCCATCGAAGGCGACACGGCCTCGCCGACGCAGCCTTCCTCCGATCTCTCCTTCAACCCGAAGCCGCTAACCGATGCCGATATGTGGGGCATCACCATGTTCGATCAGCTGGCTTGCCGCATTGCCTTCCACAAATTGCGCTATGAAGGCCGCTACACGCCGCCCTCGCTGCAGGGATCGCTGATCTACCCCGGCAATTTCGGCGTCTTTAACTGGGGCGGGGTGGCGGTTGATCCGGTGCGGCAAGTGATGTTCGGCATGCCGACTTATCTCGCCTTCACCTCCAGGCTCATTCCCCGCGCGGACGTGCCGCCGCCGGGTGACAACACCAAAGGGAGCGAGCAGGGACTGAACCGCAATGAGGGCGCCCCTTATGCGGTGGTGATGGGACCGTTCCTGTCGCCGCTCGGCATTCCCTGCCAGGCGCCGCCATGGGGTTATGTCGCCGGTGTGGATCTGAGGACCGGCGCGATCACTTACAAGCACCGCAACGGCACCATCTACGACATGACGCCACTGCCGCTGCCGCTCAAGGTCGGGGTGCCCGGCATTGGCGGGCCGATGATCACCGCCGGTGGCGTCGCCTTCCTGGGCGCCGCGGTCGACGATTATCTGCGCGCCTATGACCTGACGTCAGGCAAGCAGCTCTGGCGGGCCCGGCTGCCGGCCGGCGGGCAATCGACGCCGATGACCTATACGGTGGCCGACGGCCGCCAGTTCGTGGTCATCGTCGCCGGCGGCCACGGCTCGGTCGGCACCAAGCCGGGGGATTATGTGATGGCCTACGCGCTGCCGAAGTAGCGTGTCAGCGCGCCGCGAGCCGGCGCCTGGCTTCGGTGGCGATTTCCTCGTTGGTGTAGGCGTGTCCGCCGATGCCCCAACCGCCGTCGGGCGCTTCGACGATCTGCACCCAGGTGCGCTCCTTGAGCGTGGGGTCGCCGGCCGCAAGGGCAGCGATGTCGGTCATCTCCCTGGTCACGCCAAGTTTCTTGTCGCGATCGAGAACGCCGACCGGCGTCAACACCTGGATGCGCACATAGGTACTGTCGCCGTTGGCGTTTGCCAGTGAATCCGGCTCCATCTCATGGATGAAGGCCGCAGTGTTGTCGGTGAACCATGAAATGGGCGGCACCTTTTCCCACCGCATCAGTGCCTCATTGAGCGCCTTGGTCAGCTCTGGTTTGTTGCCGAATGTTCCTTTGGCAGCGTACACGTCGATCATGGGCATGAAACGGTCCCTTCAAAGCACTATGACGATCGTCATAGACGCCTAAGCAATGCCATATGACGGTCGTCATAGTCAATGGAGCGGTGATGGAATCCGATAGCCGGGCGAAGATGGTGCGCAGCGCGGCATTGCTGATCGCCTCGCACGGAGTGAACGCGACATCATTCTCGGACGTGCTTGCCGACAGTGGGGCGCCGCGCGGTTCGATCTACCACCATTTTCCCGAAGGAAAGCACCAGCTGGCGCAAGATGCGGTGCGCTTGACCGGCGAGTGGGTGCTGGCGCGTCAGCGCGCTTGCGCCGGCACCACCGCGGCGGACGTCCTGTCCTGCTTCGTCGACCTGTGGCGTCAGGTGGTGCTGGCCTCGGCCGGCGCGTCAGGTTGCGCCGTAGCCGGTGTCGCCATCGACAGCGGGCCGGCCGAGGGCGCCCTGATCGAGGTGGTGCGCTCCACATTTCGATCTTGGGTTGACCTGCTCAGGGCGCAGCTGGAGGCCACCGGCGTTCCGTCTGCCCGCGCGGCGTCCATCTCGGTCGCCACGGTTGCGGGAATGGAAGGCGCACTCATCTTGTGTCGCGCGGAAGGCAACAGCGCACCGCTCGATACGGTCGCCGATGAGTTGATGCGTCTGCTGTCGCAAAGCGCGACAGCCACCGATCGTTGAGCGTTGTCGTTTAGTCGAGCCCCAGATGGCTCTTCAGGCCGGGCACCGAGCCGAGCACCTGGTTGGTCAAATCGGGGCCGGCAGCGGCTTCGGCCTGCTGGACCAGCGTGGCGCCGGCCTTCTGGATCTGCGCCAGATCGAGGCCGGATGCCTTGAGCGTGGCGAGGCCGTTGACCAGCGCGCCGGCCTTTTCGCCGAGAACGCCGCCAAGCGCGCCCTGCAGGGAGGACAGGAAGCCACCACCCCCGCCTGCCGGGGCCGCGGCCATGACGTCATACTGGTGCGCAAGGTCGTTGGCGCCGGGAATCTTGGCGAAAAACGACGAGGCGCTGGTGCCGTCGGCCTCATGCTCCAGAACCGAGAAAATGGTGCCGACGACCTTTTCCGTCGTCGCCTGGTCGAGGCCCGCCTTTTGCGAGACGGTATTGACGATATCCTGGACGTTCATGATCTCACCTCAACCTTGGGTTTTCGTGTTTGCCGGATGGCGCTGGCGGCTGCGGACCTTGACCATGGACTTCCGGCTTGCCGCGACAATAGTCGCGCGCATCGCCAGAAGGGCGGCTGCGGCAACCATGAAGGCGGTTGCCAGGATCGGCGAGGGCATCGTCATCGGCGTTTTCCTTTTCAGATCGGGCCTTTCAGGTCAGATCGGGCCTTTCAGGACCGTGGCCGCGCCATGGGGCGGCCGGATAGTCAGTTTCCCCTACTATTGTGGCAGCGCCATCAGGATTTGTCGCCGATGACAAGAATGTGATGAGGCTCCGGCAAGCCTCTCCATCGTGGCGAATGACGATCTTGCCGAAACTATTGCCACGCGCGTAGTGACGAAAAGCCTCTAACGCATCTTCGAACGGGAAGACGCTGTCGATGACCGGCTTCAGCCTGTGCATGGCGATGGCATTGTTCATGGCGAGAAACTGGGCGCGGCTGCCGACGGCAATGCGCCTGACGGTGGTGACGGTGGCGGAGAGGGCGGCGATGCTGATCGACGAGGCGCTCTTGTCCAGCCAGCCGACCTGGCTGATCTGGCCGCTGAACGCCACGGCCTTCAGGGATTGTTCCATGGTTCCGGCGCCGCCGACCTCGACGATCACGTTGACACCGCGGCCGCCGTTCAGCTCGCGCACCTTCGCATGCCAGTCCGGGGTCTTGCGGTAGTCGACCACCGCGTCGGCGCCAAGTTCCAGCAGGCGCTTCGCCTTGCTGTCGCTGGAGGTGGTGGTGATGACGCGGGCGCCGAACAGCTTGGCCAGCTGCAGCGCAAACAGCGAAACGCCACCCGATCCCAGCGTCAGCGCGGTCTGGCCGGGTAACAGCGGCGCACCACCCGAGATCGCGTTCCAGGCCGTGACCGCAGCGCAAGGCAAGGTGGCAGCTTCCTCGAACGACAGATGCGGCGGTATGTGCACGGCGGCATCCTCGGGCAACAGGGCGTATTCGCTCAACATGCCGTCGAGCGAACCGCCGAGTTGCGCGGCGAAATCCCAGCCGAACGGCCCGTCGATCCAGCGCGGGAAGATGGCGGCGGCAATCCTGTCGCCGACCTTGACGCGGGTGACACCGTCGCCGATCGCGACCACTTCGCCGGCGCCGTCGGAAACAGGGATGAGATCGGGCTTGACCGGCAGCGGATAGTAGCCTTGCAGGATCGACAGTTCGCGGGCGTTGAGCGAGACGGCACGGACGGCGACCAGCATCTGGTGCGGGCCGGGCGTGGGGATGGATTCGTCGCGCATGACGATGCCGTCAATGCCGCCGCCGAGATTGGCACGGTAGGTTTTCATGGTGTTTTCCTGTTGTTCGCGCAGCCGCCTGGCTGTTGACGGTGTGATTTACGATACGATGAACTGGTGGTCGGAAAGAATGCGGCCTCGATCGTCCAGGACGAAGAACTCATGGCCGACAGCAAGCACCGTATCGGAGTCCCGTGGCAGCATTTCCCAAGTCAAGAAGACGCCGTTCTGCACGAGCTGAACGCCCGGCCTTGCACGGAACCGGTTGCGTCCCTGAACGACATTTTTCTCATGCGAGGCGGTCACCCGCGCCTCGATCTCGGCATGACCATGATAGGCGGCCGATGTCAGATAGTTCGCCCCTTCCGGCGCCCACAGCTCAGTGATCGTTTGGCGCCGAACGGCGGCGTCGGTTTCATGCCACATGGCGACATAGCGGCTCACCATTTGCTCGATGGTATTCATCGGTCGTCTCCTTTTTCGAATGCTGTCGATGGGGGGCAACCTACCGGAATCAAATTGGCTGGAAAAATTGGTGAAATCGGTATATGCAATAAACATCATCTATATAATCTTGGGAGCAGCATGGCCCGTACCGACGTTTTCACCGGCCTGTCCGAGTTTCTCGCGGTTGCCGCGCATGCAAGCTTCCGGGTCGCGGCGGCCGAACTTGGCGTGACGCCTGCGGCGGTCAGCCAGGCGATCCGTACACTCGAGGCTCGCGCCGGCATGCCGCTGTTCCAGCGCACGACCCGGCGCGTGGCACTGACGGAAGCGGGGAGGGATTTTCTGGCGCGGTTGAAGCCGGCCTCCGTCGAGATCGGCGACGCCTTCGACGCGCTGTCGGTTCTCAGCCAGCGTCCAATGGGAAACCTCAAGCTCTCGGTGCCGCGCATTGCGCTGGATCTGGTGCTCTATCGGCTGCTGCCCGGCTTTCGCCACGCCTTTCCCGACATTACGCTGGACATCGACGTCGACGACGCCTCGGTCGACCTGATGGCGGGTGGCTATGATGCCGGTATCCGCATCGGCGAATTCATCGAGCAAGACATGATCGCCGTCAGGATCACTCCGGACTTTGCCTGGTCGGTGCTTGGCGCACCGTCCTATTTCGCCACGCGTGAACGGCCGCAAACACCCGAAGACCTGATGCTCCACGAATGTATCCGCTACCGCTTTCCGACGGCGCGAACAATCTATCGCTGGCAGTTCGCGCGCGACGGCCGTGAATTCTCGCTCGATGCGCCCGGCGGCATCGTGGTCAACGATCACATCAGCATGATCGAACTGGCCACAAGAGGCGTCGGCCTCTGTTATTCCGCCGACAGAGTTGCCGCCGCCGAGCTGGCATCCGGTGCGCTCGAGCCGGTGCTCCAGCCCTATTTGCCGACCAAACCCGGTCTGTTTCTCTATTTCCCGACCCGCAGCCAGGCGCAACCAAAGCTGCGGGCGTTCATCGACGCGGCAACCGGATTCATGCGCTCGCGATGAAAATCCCGGATCGACGTCTCATTCATTCGTGACTGGACGAGGCGACTCGCGCCCCTATCTTGCGCATATCCCGAGACCGAAGGAGCGCGCCATGACCGACGCCAACACCAAGCCTGCCATCACCCAGGCGATGATCGACGCCTATGACGAATACACGCATCTGACGCTCGATCGCCGCCGCTTCATGGAACAGCTGACCAGGCTTGCCGGATCGGGTGCGGCAGCGGTGGCGATTGC includes:
- a CDS encoding tautomerase family protein, whose product is MPMIDVYAAKGTFGNKPELTKALNEALMRWEKVPPISWFTDNTAAFIHEMEPDSLANANGDSTYVRIQVLTPVGVLDRDKKLGVTREMTDIAALAAGDPTLKERTWVQIVEAPDGGWGIGGHAYTNEEIATEARRRLAAR
- a CDS encoding LysR family transcriptional regulator, which translates into the protein MARTDVFTGLSEFLAVAAHASFRVAAAELGVTPAAVSQAIRTLEARAGMPLFQRTTRRVALTEAGRDFLARLKPASVEIGDAFDALSVLSQRPMGNLKLSVPRIALDLVLYRLLPGFRHAFPDITLDIDVDDASVDLMAGGYDAGIRIGEFIEQDMIAVRITPDFAWSVLGAPSYFATRERPQTPEDLMLHECIRYRFPTARTIYRWQFARDGREFSLDAPGGIVVNDHISMIELATRGVGLCYSADRVAAAELASGALEPVLQPYLPTKPGLFLYFPTRSQAQPKLRAFIDAATGFMRSR
- a CDS encoding TetR/AcrR family transcriptional regulator — its product is MTVVIVNGAVMESDSRAKMVRSAALLIASHGVNATSFSDVLADSGAPRGSIYHHFPEGKHQLAQDAVRLTGEWVLARQRACAGTTAADVLSCFVDLWRQVVLASAGASGCAVAGVAIDSGPAEGALIEVVRSTFRSWVDLLRAQLEATGVPSARAASISVATVAGMEGALILCRAEGNSAPLDTVADELMRLLSQSATATDR
- a CDS encoding glucose/quinate/shikimate family membrane-bound PQQ-dependent dehydrogenase, with the protein product MAVTITSLILFLIGLALGGGGLWLASLGGSWYYIVVGLAFLIAAWLLYRRRSTALWLYAAIVIGTLAWAVWETGFDWWELGPRGGIIVLVALWLLTPWARRGLAGPDGRAPLILAVLASLAVAGYSMTTDPKDIAGALDTDKVIPNANLGGDVPAGEWHFYGRTQFGQRYSPLDQITPDNVANLQPAWTYRTGDVKGPDDIGETTYQVTPLKIGDTLYICTPHNFAIAVDAATGKEKWRYDPKIKLDKDRQHQTCRGVSYYADAGGAAGQPCATRVYLPTSDARLIALDAANGQVCPAFAEAGTLNLLTGMPYPKSGYYYSTSAPLIAGGKIIVGGAVNDNYSTQEPSGVIRAYDASNGKLIWNWDSGNPDQTTPLPAGQTYTANSPNMWSTPSADERLGLLYVPLGNQTPDQLGAGRSANVEKFSSSITALDLNTGQFKWVRQTVHHDLWDMDVPAQPSLIDITKADGSVVPALVGPTKQGDLYVLDRRTGEPVIAVKDVPAPGGAIEGDTASPTQPSSDLSFNPKPLTDADMWGITMFDQLACRIAFHKLRYEGRYTPPSLQGSLIYPGNFGVFNWGGVAVDPVRQVMFGMPTYLAFTSRLIPRADVPPPGDNTKGSEQGLNRNEGAPYAVVMGPFLSPLGIPCQAPPWGYVAGVDLRTGAITYKHRNGTIYDMTPLPLPLKVGVPGIGGPMITAGGVAFLGAAVDDYLRAYDLTSGKQLWRARLPAGGQSTPMTYTVADGRQFVVIVAGGHGSVGTKPGDYVMAYALPK
- a CDS encoding zinc-dependent alcohol dehydrogenase family protein, whose protein sequence is MKTYRANLGGGIDGIVMRDESIPTPGPHQMLVAVRAVSLNARELSILQGYYPLPVKPDLIPVSDGAGEVVAIGDGVTRVKVGDRIAAAIFPRWIDGPFGWDFAAQLGGSLDGMLSEYALLPEDAAVHIPPHLSFEEAATLPCAAVTAWNAISGGAPLLPGQTALTLGSGGVSLFALQLAKLFGARVITTTSSDSKAKRLLELGADAVVDYRKTPDWHAKVRELNGGRGVNVIVEVGGAGTMEQSLKAVAFSGQISQVGWLDKSASSISIAALSATVTTVRRIAVGSRAQFLAMNNAIAMHRLKPVIDSVFPFEDALEAFRHYARGNSFGKIVIRHDGEACRSLITFLSSATNPDGAATIVGETDYPAAPWRGHGPERPDLT